A window of the Nisaea acidiphila genome harbors these coding sequences:
- a CDS encoding ABC transporter substrate-binding protein yields the protein MFNKTPSRRTLLKGAAASGLLAAAPLSSRFAQAQSSAPIKIGFQQHSTGIGAAYGRWYGRTTAAAAKAINDAGGINGRPVEIVAEDDGTDPKRGAEVVEKFATQHGCDVAFGTLFSHVVYGSAPAAGELKIPYFVVSEGHHVASGKLNRYTLQPGITDVKSQVQAMAPFVGANLGKKVTMIFPDFAFGHDHRDFFTKAIEAQGGKVLEHIAIPPSETSFTKYFPRIPRETEVIYHVMVGPGVLTFVKEMGEFFGPSRPEIFGFIDSLEAVDLSSPGLDFLEGTYFWEGNPRYAQPDQTSFDKNYRAAVGVDDNGASVSDPKDVSTYAHMFGCWETLHIIKAGMEASNYQGPSDRQKLIEAVEAITDIPESDAHPQGPKLFNGKTHQVFGVQYISKVESGKLVKVHTTSIEDTLYPDEVDYTKMSF from the coding sequence ATGTTTAACAAGACACCAAGCCGCCGAACTCTCCTCAAAGGGGCGGCGGCCAGCGGCCTTTTGGCGGCCGCACCTTTGTCGAGCCGATTTGCGCAAGCTCAATCCTCCGCACCGATAAAGATCGGTTTCCAGCAGCATTCGACGGGTATCGGAGCCGCTTACGGCCGCTGGTACGGACGGACGACCGCTGCCGCGGCCAAGGCCATCAACGATGCTGGGGGCATCAACGGCCGCCCGGTCGAAATTGTCGCCGAGGATGACGGAACCGATCCCAAGCGCGGCGCCGAAGTGGTCGAAAAGTTCGCCACCCAGCACGGCTGCGATGTGGCGTTCGGAACCCTCTTCAGCCACGTGGTCTACGGCTCGGCTCCGGCTGCGGGCGAGTTAAAGATCCCGTATTTCGTGGTTTCCGAGGGCCATCACGTGGCCAGCGGCAAACTGAACCGCTACACGCTGCAACCAGGCATCACCGACGTGAAGAGCCAGGTTCAGGCGATGGCGCCGTTTGTTGGCGCAAATCTCGGCAAGAAGGTCACCATGATCTTCCCCGATTTCGCCTTCGGTCATGATCACCGCGATTTCTTTACCAAGGCGATCGAAGCCCAGGGAGGCAAGGTCCTCGAGCATATTGCGATCCCGCCGAGCGAAACCTCTTTCACCAAATATTTCCCGCGCATCCCGCGGGAGACCGAGGTGATCTACCATGTGATGGTGGGCCCGGGCGTTCTGACCTTCGTGAAAGAAATGGGCGAGTTCTTCGGTCCGTCGCGACCGGAAATCTTCGGCTTCATTGATAGTCTTGAAGCTGTCGATCTTTCCTCGCCGGGTCTGGATTTCCTCGAAGGCACCTATTTCTGGGAAGGCAATCCGCGATATGCGCAGCCTGACCAAACCAGCTTCGACAAGAACTACCGCGCAGCTGTCGGCGTCGATGACAACGGGGCTTCCGTCTCCGATCCGAAAGATGTCTCCACTTATGCGCACATGTTCGGTTGCTGGGAAACGCTCCACATCATCAAAGCGGGCATGGAAGCCAGCAACTATCAGGGGCCGTCCGATCGCCAGAAGCTCATTGAAGCTGTCGAAGCAATCACCGACATCCCGGAAAGCGATGCCCATCCGCAGGGGCCGAAACTGTTCAACGGCAAGACTCACCAAGTCTTCGGCGTTCAGTATATATCCAAGGTCGAGAGCGGAAAACTGGTGAAGGTACATACCACCTCCATCGAGGACACGCTGTATCCGGACGAAGTCGACTACACGAAGATGTCCTTCTGA
- a CDS encoding MBL fold metallo-hydrolase, whose product MEAMSGQVPALYRRRIGEVLVTAICDGFVEAPFAALTGIEEAEAEAILKAEFRPTPPRISVNCFLLQSGDRTALVDTGAGDTMGPKLGKLASLLASLDLAPGDVDTVLLTHMHPDHSNGLTSPGGERLFPAAEIVVEEKDVDHWFDDGARSRVDESKQTRYFDEARRQIAPYQDRRKSPGKDSFPGVSAVPLHGHTPGHTGYLVESDGEALLIWGDIFHVPDIQVRHPGVAMAMDSDQQAAIAARRRALDMAAADRLLVAGMHHHFPGFAHIVGAGDGYRLIPESWAFEA is encoded by the coding sequence ATGGAAGCGATGTCGGGACAAGTGCCGGCGCTCTATCGCCGGCGGATCGGGGAGGTCTTGGTCACGGCAATCTGTGACGGTTTTGTCGAGGCGCCTTTCGCGGCCCTGACAGGAATTGAGGAGGCGGAGGCCGAAGCGATCCTCAAGGCCGAGTTCCGCCCGACGCCGCCGCGCATTTCGGTCAATTGCTTCCTGCTGCAATCCGGTGACCGGACCGCGCTCGTCGATACCGGCGCCGGCGACACGATGGGGCCGAAGCTCGGCAAGCTGGCTTCGTTGCTCGCGAGCCTGGACCTCGCGCCGGGCGACGTGGACACCGTCCTTCTGACCCACATGCATCCGGACCATTCGAACGGGCTGACTTCGCCCGGCGGCGAAAGGCTGTTTCCGGCGGCCGAGATCGTGGTCGAGGAAAAGGATGTCGACCACTGGTTCGACGACGGTGCCCGGTCACGGGTCGATGAAAGCAAGCAGACCCGCTATTTCGACGAGGCGCGGCGCCAGATCGCGCCTTATCAGGACCGCCGCAAGTCGCCCGGCAAGGACAGCTTCCCCGGGGTCAGCGCGGTGCCGCTCCACGGGCACACGCCGGGTCATACAGGCTATCTCGTCGAGTCGGACGGGGAGGCCTTGCTGATCTGGGGCGATATCTTTCATGTTCCCGATATTCAGGTCCGCCATCCCGGTGTCGCGATGGCGATGGACTCCGACCAGCAGGCCGCGATCGCCGCGCGCCGCCGGGCGCTCGACATGGCGGCTGCCGACCGGCTCTTGGTCGCGGGTATGCACCATCATTTCCCAGGTTTCGCTCACATCGTGGGGGCCGGGGATGGCTATCGGCTGATCCCGGAATCCTGGGCTTTTGAGGCCTGA
- a CDS encoding methyl-accepting chemotaxis protein has translation MKFKHKIMGALLAAGILPMTVSSVFDISRMYTMAEDAARAEIVSVVGLKKEMVETYFGTLLSIARTLAINPVVTDATQAFTAAVDELDSSQDVTVRPGKLKQRYLYQQENTTGATPADLDRWMKIDPVSEKLQHLYISGNPEKIGEKHLLMTAGDTSRYSSLHAAYHPYFKAYLEEFEFYDIFLFEPKKGRIVYSVFKELDYGTSFVDGPYSSSAFGQAVQKIIQDQSDDLVFVDFEPYEPSYNQDASFLLAPLKDKGKLIGIIAFQMPVDRINAIVNKEVAGFDTAETILIGSTGQLRSVPENAGDLAIGSTVSSDVVTQALGSTDGLLAAKDHIGVPVIAGFEQVSLPGLDWKIILSVSEEEAMADANASIQSALVTLGGFGLIILVCGYGLGVLLLRPVQALGRDFREIVVGAMNGLHGASGRSKRAAESMVVAAEETSRQGSVVKENSVAAAQNVSDVAAAMDQMASSIQEIVKGVTKTSSLTDDTSERADVATSSLQHLETAAKRITGVVTLIREIANKTNLLALNASIEAARAGEAGRGFAVVAEEVRKLAAQTTSSTEEIGIEVDSVTKAVQDNVSAIRGITEAIALVRDQATAMSTAAEEQGAVTSGITGSMSDTAQRVSAVDQNIGGVESASADAAAAARDVMEQMRNVDEAEEKVTEAIDAFLEKFKKI, from the coding sequence ATGAAGTTCAAACACAAGATCATGGGTGCGTTGCTGGCGGCAGGCATCCTGCCCATGACCGTAAGCTCCGTGTTCGATATCTCCCGCATGTACACCATGGCTGAAGATGCGGCTCGCGCGGAAATCGTCTCGGTTGTCGGCCTCAAGAAAGAGATGGTCGAAACCTACTTCGGAACTCTTCTCAGCATTGCCCGCACGCTCGCGATCAACCCGGTGGTCACGGATGCGACGCAGGCTTTCACGGCCGCTGTTGACGAACTCGATTCATCCCAGGACGTGACCGTGCGACCCGGGAAACTGAAGCAGCGTTATCTCTATCAACAGGAAAACACGACCGGGGCAACGCCGGCCGATCTGGACCGGTGGATGAAGATCGACCCGGTTTCGGAGAAGCTACAACACCTTTATATTTCAGGAAATCCCGAGAAAATCGGGGAGAAACATCTCCTCATGACCGCTGGCGATACGAGTCGATACTCAAGTCTCCATGCGGCCTATCACCCGTATTTCAAAGCATATCTGGAAGAGTTCGAATTCTACGACATCTTTCTGTTCGAGCCCAAGAAAGGCCGTATCGTCTACTCCGTCTTCAAAGAGCTCGATTACGGTACATCCTTCGTCGACGGTCCTTACAGCTCCTCGGCGTTTGGACAGGCTGTTCAAAAGATTATTCAAGATCAGTCGGACGACCTTGTCTTTGTCGATTTCGAGCCCTACGAGCCCTCATACAATCAGGATGCCTCTTTCCTGCTGGCGCCTCTTAAGGACAAGGGCAAATTGATCGGCATCATTGCCTTCCAGATGCCTGTCGACCGCATAAACGCGATCGTGAACAAGGAGGTTGCCGGCTTCGACACGGCCGAAACCATCCTCATCGGGTCAACCGGTCAATTGCGGTCAGTCCCGGAAAACGCCGGGGATCTCGCCATCGGTTCCACTGTGTCCAGCGACGTCGTAACGCAGGCCCTCGGCAGCACGGACGGTCTGCTCGCCGCGAAAGATCACATCGGCGTTCCTGTCATCGCCGGGTTCGAGCAGGTCAGCCTTCCCGGACTCGACTGGAAAATCATCCTCTCCGTCTCTGAAGAAGAAGCGATGGCGGATGCCAATGCCTCGATCCAGAGCGCCCTTGTCACTCTTGGCGGGTTCGGCCTGATTATCCTGGTCTGCGGCTACGGACTGGGCGTTCTCCTGCTACGCCCGGTTCAGGCACTCGGCAGGGATTTTCGAGAGATCGTCGTCGGCGCGATGAATGGCCTGCATGGAGCGTCGGGACGGTCCAAGCGCGCAGCGGAATCGATGGTCGTGGCGGCGGAAGAAACAAGCCGACAGGGCTCTGTCGTCAAAGAAAACTCGGTTGCCGCCGCTCAGAACGTCTCCGATGTCGCTGCCGCGATGGATCAGATGGCGTCCTCGATTCAGGAGATCGTCAAAGGCGTCACCAAGACCTCCAGCCTCACGGACGATACGTCCGAAAGGGCCGATGTGGCGACGTCTTCGCTTCAGCACCTGGAAACCGCCGCCAAACGCATCACCGGTGTGGTGACGCTTATTAGAGAAATCGCCAACAAGACGAACCTGCTCGCCCTGAACGCCTCCATCGAAGCAGCACGGGCCGGGGAAGCCGGACGCGGATTTGCCGTTGTCGCCGAAGAGGTCAGAAAGCTCGCGGCCCAGACGACCAGTTCCACCGAGGAAATCGGGATAGAAGTCGACAGCGTCACCAAGGCCGTGCAGGACAATGTTTCCGCCATTCGCGGGATCACAGAGGCAATCGCGCTTGTCCGTGACCAGGCAACGGCAATGTCGACCGCCGCCGAAGAACAAGGGGCCGTAACGTCGGGGATTACCGGAAGCATGTCCGATACCGCTCAGCGCGTATCGGCCGTCGACCAAAATATCGGAGGCGTTGAATCAGCGTCGGCAGACGCGGCGGCGGCTGCCAGAGACGTGATGGAACAGATGCGAAATGTCGATGAGGCCGAAGAGAAGGTAACCGAAGCAATCGACGCTTTCCTGGAGAAATTCAAAAAGATCTGA
- a CDS encoding hydantoinase/oxoprolinase family protein, with product MTKGGIIGVDVGGTFTDLVMLDPDMGGIRLAKTATTLENQAYGVLNAIAEAGADPRAVDLIVHGTTTTTNAVLERKLAKTGLITTAGFRDILELGRRTRPQAYGMKGVFRPIIPRDLRLEVPERMDASGAVVTPLDEDAVRAAVERLLELGCEALVIHFLHAYANPDHERRTAEIAAEFWPNGYITMGHDLLSETREFERGVTAAVNASVQPILEVYIARLRNELADKGYAGDVLVMNGNGGMVSSRMVSSAAAKTVMSGPASGVMAAAYTGRRAGEENLLTYDMGGTSTDVALIRGGNPPVSNEIEIEYAMPIHVPMVDVRTVGAGGGSIAFVNAAGLLEVGPESAGAKPGPICYGRGGTRPTISDANLLLGRLDPGRLNSVEGGITRETVEDIFLRELGEPLGVDAIAAAEAVIRMANAKMAGAIRMVSLSLGADPRDFALFAFGGAGPLHAAALARELGVPRVLIPARPGITNALGCVVADLRHDFVQTVNTPVDLIDIDHLHDIFEQQVRAGTDALARERISIREIQKEFSVEMQFKGQSHVVRVPLENGTPSREELRSRFEKEYWTRFKVELADITAVVVNLNCSVIGKRDPVDLSGLIDPAGRAAEAVPVGTRTVTFDGTAYKTPIYRRETLPADVRLQGPALIEQLDCTTLVPPGDRVEGATDGNLIIHIGA from the coding sequence TTGACCAAAGGCGGAATCATCGGCGTCGATGTCGGCGGTACTTTCACGGATCTTGTCATGCTGGATCCGGATATGGGTGGTATCCGGCTGGCCAAGACGGCTACCACCCTTGAAAATCAGGCTTATGGCGTCCTGAACGCCATCGCGGAAGCTGGCGCGGACCCGCGTGCGGTCGATCTGATCGTGCATGGGACGACGACCACCACCAATGCGGTGCTTGAGCGCAAACTGGCGAAAACCGGGCTGATCACGACCGCCGGTTTCCGGGATATCCTGGAACTTGGACGGCGCACCCGTCCCCAGGCTTACGGCATGAAGGGCGTCTTCCGCCCGATTATCCCGCGCGATCTCCGGCTCGAGGTCCCCGAGCGGATGGACGCCTCCGGCGCGGTCGTGACGCCGCTTGACGAGGATGCGGTGCGGGCCGCGGTAGAGCGCCTGCTGGAGCTTGGCTGCGAGGCTCTGGTCATCCATTTCCTCCATGCCTATGCCAACCCGGACCACGAGCGCCGGACGGCGGAAATCGCGGCCGAGTTCTGGCCCAACGGATACATCACCATGGGGCACGATCTCCTGTCGGAAACCCGCGAGTTCGAGCGCGGCGTGACGGCGGCGGTGAATGCCTCGGTCCAGCCGATTCTTGAGGTCTATATCGCCCGGCTCCGGAACGAACTCGCCGACAAGGGCTATGCCGGCGACGTGCTGGTGATGAACGGCAATGGCGGCATGGTTTCCTCCCGCATGGTCTCCAGTGCAGCCGCCAAGACCGTGATGTCAGGCCCGGCCTCGGGCGTGATGGCGGCGGCCTATACCGGCCGACGCGCGGGCGAGGAGAACCTTCTGACCTACGACATGGGCGGCACCTCCACGGACGTTGCCCTGATCCGGGGCGGAAATCCGCCGGTTTCAAACGAGATCGAGATCGAATATGCGATGCCGATCCATGTCCCGATGGTCGATGTCCGGACGGTCGGGGCGGGCGGCGGTTCGATCGCTTTCGTCAATGCGGCGGGTCTGCTCGAAGTTGGCCCCGAAAGCGCCGGCGCGAAGCCGGGGCCGATCTGCTACGGGCGCGGCGGCACAAGGCCGACGATCTCCGACGCCAACCTCCTGCTCGGCCGGCTCGATCCGGGCCGGCTGAATTCGGTCGAGGGCGGTATCACCCGCGAGACGGTCGAGGATATCTTCCTGCGCGAGCTCGGCGAACCGCTCGGGGTAGATGCGATCGCCGCCGCCGAAGCTGTTATCCGCATGGCAAATGCCAAGATGGCGGGCGCCATCCGCATGGTGTCGCTCTCCCTTGGGGCCGATCCGCGCGATTTCGCGCTTTTCGCTTTCGGCGGCGCGGGCCCGCTGCACGCGGCCGCGCTGGCGCGGGAGCTTGGCGTGCCCCGGGTTCTTATCCCGGCCCGTCCGGGTATCACGAACGCTCTCGGCTGCGTTGTCGCGGATCTCCGCCACGACTTTGTCCAGACCGTCAACACGCCGGTAGATCTCATCGACATCGACCACCTTCATGACATCTTCGAGCAGCAAGTGAGGGCGGGGACCGACGCGCTTGCGCGCGAGCGCATTTCCATTCGCGAAATTCAGAAGGAGTTCAGCGTGGAGATGCAGTTCAAGGGGCAGAGCCACGTTGTGCGCGTGCCGCTTGAAAACGGAACCCCGAGCCGCGAGGAATTGAGGAGCCGCTTCGAGAAGGAATACTGGACGCGCTTCAAGGTCGAGCTGGCGGATATCACCGCCGTTGTCGTAAATCTCAACTGCTCGGTCATCGGCAAGCGGGATCCAGTGGATCTTTCAGGGCTGATCGACCCTGCTGGCCGTGCGGCGGAAGCCGTTCCCGTCGGGACGCGTACAGTGACCTTCGACGGAACGGCATACAAGACTCCGATCTACCGGCGGGAAACGCTCCCGGCTGACGTCCGTCTCCAGGGGCCGGCGCTGATCGAACAACTGGATTGCACCACGCTCGTGCCGCCCGGAGACCGGGTCGAAGGTGCGACGGACGGCAATCTTATTATCCATATCGGAGCGTAA
- a CDS encoding cupin domain-containing protein — MKGENFEFCYILSGRLRLTEDGGEIREYAAGDSFIMKPGFCGNWQTLETVRKIWVVAS; from the coding sequence ATCAAGGGCGAAAATTTCGAGTTTTGCTATATTCTTTCCGGACGCCTGCGCCTGACCGAAGACGGCGGCGAGATCCGGGAATACGCCGCCGGAGACAGCTTCATCATGAAGCCCGGTTTCTGCGGCAACTGGCAGACTCTGGAGACGGTTCGAAAGATCTGGGTCGTCGCGAGCTGA
- a CDS encoding copper chaperone PCu(A)C, with product MRTILTFLVLAAMAVGLWWGSMRGENASHLLISDAVAKPLNEHDAAILLKIKNLGGPDRLLGASSGAGAVSLYSPVETAGLPIPTGSAALALDGANIRMSGIGASLTDGSLIPVELTFEKAGTITVKARLSDPAKEGQAGEVGLFGLGEICSVGKGEPAPKISLSVVPDGDGWAVHVNARDFEFSKDLAGMQHVPGMGHGHIYVGGVKLGRVYQPDVRIGALPKGTHEVRVTLNTNDHRAYVVGEEPVTASIAIKVD from the coding sequence ATGAGGACCATCCTGACTTTTCTGGTTTTGGCGGCGATGGCCGTCGGTTTGTGGTGGGGCTCCATGCGAGGCGAGAATGCCTCCCATCTTCTGATCAGTGATGCGGTTGCGAAACCCTTAAACGAACATGACGCCGCAATTCTTCTGAAGATCAAGAATTTGGGCGGGCCCGACCGGCTCCTCGGTGCGTCCAGCGGAGCCGGCGCGGTGTCGCTCTACAGCCCGGTCGAAACCGCCGGCCTGCCGATCCCGACCGGGTCGGCCGCGCTCGCGCTCGATGGCGCGAATATCCGCATGAGCGGCATCGGTGCTTCCCTGACCGACGGCAGCCTGATTCCTGTCGAACTGACCTTCGAGAAGGCCGGCACGATCACGGTAAAGGCGCGCCTGTCCGATCCGGCAAAGGAGGGGCAGGCGGGCGAAGTGGGGCTTTTCGGTCTGGGCGAGATTTGCTCCGTGGGGAAGGGAGAGCCCGCCCCGAAGATTTCCCTTTCGGTCGTGCCAGACGGCGATGGCTGGGCCGTGCATGTGAATGCCCGGGATTTCGAGTTCTCGAAGGATCTCGCCGGGATGCAGCATGTCCCGGGAATGGGGCATGGCCATATTTATGTCGGCGGCGTGAAGCTCGGGCGGGTTTATCAGCCGGATGTCCGTATCGGGGCCCTGCCGAAGGGGACTCACGAGGTCCGTGTCACCCTCAATACCAACGATCACCGAGCCTATGTCGTCGGCGAAGAGCCGGTTACGGCTTCCATCGCGATTAAGGTTGACTAA
- a CDS encoding hydantoinase B/oxoprolinase family protein — protein MSIDPITLSVIQAGLQQVCDEMDLSFSRAAFSPVIAEANDRSDGIYAADDGSLIAQGAGGLPVFVGTMQYSTRTLIEMIAAGTAPAPKPDDVYIVNDPYLGGTHLMDVRFARPFYRNGEIFCWLSNTGHWPDTGGAVPGGFSASATAVEQEGLRLPPVRLFKEGVLDREIYSIICSNIRVADQRIGDVKAQAAALAVGEERLNALLDRYGDDVVREAIADLRVRAETQMRTLIDEIPDGTYSSTAWVDSDGVVNEPLAIKLQVEKTPGHLRFDFSESSPPCLGPMNSVLATTLSSVYLAMRHIFPEVPISAGAFVPLEVIRPEGTFLDARYPRPVSGCAAEVSQRIAEAVFAALVEALPRRVTAAPAGTSGNFALGGHDPEQGRDFVMYQLSGGGYGGNADHDGLSNGCSTIGISKAPPIEIMEQNFPVLYHRYALREGSGGAGRHRGGLGLDYEIELRRGDARASFVMDHGRFGPQGALGGADGAPNVVEVWRDGARYIPKHLSKEQDIPLKAGDRVRVKTPGGGGYGPVADRDPKLIDEDRRLGRE, from the coding sequence ATGAGCATCGACCCCATTACGCTCTCTGTAATCCAGGCCGGTTTGCAGCAAGTCTGCGACGAGATGGATCTCAGTTTCTCGCGCGCCGCCTTCTCGCCGGTGATCGCCGAGGCGAACGACCGCTCCGACGGGATCTATGCCGCTGACGACGGCTCCCTGATCGCCCAGGGCGCCGGCGGCCTGCCGGTCTTTGTCGGGACCATGCAGTATTCCACGCGGACGCTGATCGAGATGATCGCGGCGGGCACCGCTCCGGCACCGAAGCCGGACGACGTCTATATCGTCAACGATCCCTATCTCGGCGGAACCCATCTCATGGATGTCCGCTTCGCCCGTCCGTTTTACCGGAACGGCGAGATCTTCTGCTGGCTCTCGAATACCGGACACTGGCCGGATACCGGGGGTGCTGTTCCGGGCGGTTTTTCCGCCTCTGCGACGGCGGTGGAGCAGGAAGGGCTGCGCCTGCCGCCGGTCAGGCTCTTCAAGGAGGGCGTCCTCGACCGGGAAATCTATTCCATCATCTGCTCGAATATCCGCGTCGCGGATCAGCGGATCGGCGATGTGAAGGCGCAGGCGGCCGCGCTTGCGGTCGGCGAGGAGCGGCTGAACGCGCTGCTGGACCGCTATGGCGACGATGTGGTCCGCGAGGCGATTGCCGATTTGCGCGTCCGGGCCGAGACGCAGATGCGCACTCTGATCGACGAGATCCCGGACGGCACCTACAGCTCGACCGCCTGGGTCGACAGCGACGGGGTCGTGAACGAGCCGCTGGCAATCAAGCTGCAAGTCGAGAAGACGCCGGGTCACCTGCGTTTCGACTTCTCGGAGTCAAGTCCGCCTTGTCTCGGCCCGATGAACTCGGTCCTGGCGACCACGCTTTCCTCGGTCTATCTGGCCATGCGCCACATCTTCCCGGAAGTGCCGATCAGCGCGGGCGCCTTCGTGCCGCTCGAGGTCATCCGGCCGGAGGGGACCTTCCTCGACGCCCGTTATCCGCGCCCGGTTTCCGGTTGCGCCGCCGAAGTCAGCCAGCGCATTGCCGAGGCTGTCTTCGCGGCGCTGGTCGAGGCCCTGCCGCGCCGGGTGACTGCGGCACCGGCCGGCACCAGCGGAAATTTCGCGCTTGGCGGCCACGACCCGGAGCAGGGCAGGGACTTCGTGATGTACCAGCTCTCCGGCGGAGGCTATGGCGGCAATGCCGACCATGACGGTCTCTCCAACGGCTGCTCGACGATCGGTATCTCGAAGGCGCCGCCGATCGAGATCATGGAACAAAATTTCCCCGTACTCTATCACCGCTATGCTCTGCGCGAAGGCTCGGGCGGCGCCGGCCGACATCGCGGCGGCCTCGGTCTCGACTATGAGATCGAGCTGCGGCGCGGCGACGCGCGGGCGAGTTTCGTGATGGATCACGGCCGCTTCGGACCCCAAGGCGCGCTTGGCGGTGCGGACGGCGCGCCGAACGTTGTCGAGGTCTGGCGCGATGGCGCGAGATACATCCCCAAGCATCTCTCGAAAGAGCAGGACATTCCGCTCAAGGCGGGCGACAGGGTCCGCGTCAAGACCCCGGGCGGCGGCGGTTATGGTCCGGTTGCGGATCGCGACCCCAAGCTGATCGACGAAGACCGGCGGCTCGGACGGGAGTAA
- a CDS encoding NAD-dependent epimerase/dehydratase family protein — translation MKQVLVLGAGGFIGSHLVTRLKSEGCWVRGVDLKYPRYSPSAADEFVIADLREPANVRDALDRPFDEVYQLAADMGGAGFVFTGAHDAEIMHNSAMINLNVADAAAKRGIRRIFYSSSACIYPRENQTDPQDPNCREDSAYPANPDSEYGWEKLFSERMFLSFARNFGLEMRIARFHNIFGPEGSWNDGREKAPAAICRKVAEARDGGEIEIWGDGEQTRSFLYIDECLDGVLRLTRSDFAGPVNIGSDEMVSINRLVDMTSEIAGKTLRRKHVPGPVGVRGRNSDNALIGRELGWAPAAPLRDGLVSTYRWIAGRVDSGEADAA, via the coding sequence ATGAAGCAGGTCCTCGTGCTGGGCGCCGGCGGGTTTATCGGAAGTCACCTGGTGACGCGCCTGAAGAGCGAAGGGTGCTGGGTTCGCGGCGTGGATCTGAAGTATCCGCGCTATAGCCCTTCCGCGGCCGATGAGTTTGTAATCGCGGATCTGCGCGAGCCGGCCAATGTGCGTGACGCGTTGGACCGTCCGTTCGACGAGGTCTACCAGCTTGCCGCCGATATGGGCGGTGCGGGTTTCGTATTTACCGGCGCACATGACGCCGAGATCATGCACAACTCGGCGATGATCAATCTGAATGTCGCCGATGCGGCCGCCAAGAGGGGGATTCGCCGGATCTTCTATTCCTCGTCGGCCTGCATTTATCCGCGTGAGAACCAGACCGATCCGCAAGATCCGAATTGCAGGGAAGACAGCGCCTATCCGGCAAATCCCGACAGCGAATACGGCTGGGAAAAACTGTTCAGCGAGCGGATGTTTCTCTCCTTCGCGCGGAATTTCGGGCTGGAGATGCGGATCGCCCGGTTCCACAACATATTCGGCCCGGAAGGATCCTGGAACGACGGCCGCGAGAAGGCGCCTGCCGCGATCTGCCGGAAGGTCGCCGAGGCGCGCGACGGTGGCGAAATCGAGATCTGGGGCGACGGGGAGCAGACACGCTCTTTCCTCTATATCGACGAGTGTCTCGACGGTGTGTTGCGCCTGACACGCTCGGACTTCGCCGGACCGGTGAATATCGGTTCGGACGAGATGGTCAGCATCAACCGGCTGGTGGACATGACCAGCGAGATCGCAGGCAAGACGCTGCGCCGCAAACACGTCCCGGGACCGGTCGGGGTGCGAGGACGCAATTCGGACAATGCGCTTATCGGCCGTGAGCTCGGCTGGGCACCGGCGGCACCGCTGCGCGATGGGCTTGTCTCGACCTACCGCTGGATCGCCGGGCGGGTCGACAGCGGCGAAGCGGACGCGGCCTGA